Within Bactrocera oleae isolate idBacOlea1 chromosome 6, idBacOlea1, whole genome shotgun sequence, the genomic segment aacgtaataaacataatttaacacccaaatgtgatataaatttataaatttataaagtaagCATGTTTACAagcatacaaataaatgtaagccaaatttcacataaGATTCCCCTGGTGCATCAAGAGGATTACTGTGATCCTTTAATATCAACAagtatcttttaatttttagttgcttttttcttccaataaaataaaagctaaaacagCTGAACTCATTGTAAGCTTTAGTCAGAGCATGTTATATagaatattcattaacattctctaatAGGAGTAATGGAATTTAGATTGtcaatgttgttgtttgtgggtatgtgtttggtgggagaGGAGATAACGGTTGAGTAAGAGCGTTGTGGACCGGCAATGGGGGAGAgatttttaatgatttgcgAATTGTAAATTTGTTCTCCGTttggatttttaaaaaatgttcttaTTGTATGAAATTTGGACATGTATTTGGAAAAGTTTAGTGCTCTAGTGAACAGAATTTAGTTAGTATATTCCGACCACTCCTTGATCTTTAAGTTCTTCAATGATTTCCTTTTCAGCTAAGTTAATCAGGCATAGACAAAAATGGTAACTTTGGTGCAAATCAAATTACTATGAAGTGTGCATTTGCAAATACCAGTGAGTTCCGTTGCTTAAAGAATCTTTTAGCAGTTTTCGGATCTTTCACTAATAGAAGTAAAAAGCAAGAGTAATTTTGAAGTGGTTTATTTTCGTTCAATGAAGAGACTACAATGTATTAGTGATTAGTTAGATCAGTAGCTTTCGGATTTCGTTTTTTCCGTTAAAGTCCCCAGGACCATTATTCTGGAATGAACTAACCTGTGAAAATGGGATTTTTGGTTTTGCGCTTTAGCTTTAGTCAGGGGCAAAAACAGTAATTGGAAATGAGACTGCACGCAGTGTGTGATAGTCGGAGACTGTACAAAGTTTAAACTAgaactttgcatgaatatttGCAATGGTGTAGTAGAATAAACACAGCTAATATTGTGCgtacttttatatttgagaaCGTTTTTCGAATAGTTTTGTGCATTTCATTGTGAGTTAAATTAATTTAGATAGATAATTCAATCAAATTGAATTATCCTAGTTTCCGTAAGCTGATTTTATTCATTCTCTGCAGTAAATTCACGAAGATGATCAAATGTGTACCATATGTAAAGGATCTGACTGCTGTGTaatgtatatttagtttgcgacgacgtttgtaacacccagaaggaaagaTCAGAaaccctatgaaatatatactcTTCCGACTTTCTACACATCGGGTATTGGAAGAGTGGTCAGCTACAgcttgaggaccttggtgagatagctTACTCTCGCCAAGCCTAGGTGTTTTAACCTTAGCAtgtttaatgtaattttaaattcaacCGCATTTTTCACGTCGTTCTTTTACAATTATGCCTCCAAAGTGACAAACAACTGGCCGATCTACACCTCAAGCATGAAAGAAAGGAGCACTACGCGCCTCAGAATCATAGAACAACGAgcataaaatttggaaaatctTCGAGTACATGCCGCAGAGACCCGTCCGTCTGAATCATCTGATCAACGACAAGTGAGGTTAGAAATTTACCGAATACGTACTGTTCAGGCCCGTTTGCCTAAGACAACTAAACAAAGGTAAAGAAGGCtacaaaatcaattaaatttctcaaaatttctttccttcaaattaattttagttgatGAGATAGTAACACGCCCAGTGTACAGCtagtaactaataaaaaaaacaattaaggaagggctaagttcgggtttaatcgaacattttatactctcgaatcAAAGCCGTGGGAATAcctttaggtgttggcaaatctttatattaaggaATATTGCGaatgaattcaacattcattattcgacgaatgTGTAAAAAGTATACAATCATGTTAATcatgatatattattaaatatattacataatctGATTAGGATGAATTTTTGACTTGGCATAACATATCATAAAGGCTCTATATGTTTAAAATTGTATCCTAATATATTcgttggtgcttgatttgtatacggtAAAGTGGaagaatcatatgaaatttaaaactgtcttttatggaaagtaggcgGAGTTGTGATTCTATTAaccctattttcacaccgtaataTAAGAATATCGGGATAACGTTTGTTACTGAAATTGGTTTAAATTAGGTAAGGAGGTCCTGAGATATGGAATTTCAACTAAAGATGGGCGGTAGACCATCGCAATTTTGATACCTGTTCTTGTGAAGTTCTTCCGTACCatcttgggtgtaaaatttaatgtctctgacatGTGAAGTTACGTTCTCGATTAACGGCATTTTGTGTTACCGCCCATAATCAATAATAACCTAACTTGGGTGATAAGGTACACTTTTtcctaaatttaattaatataacttaatttttacttaagcttGCATTGAACAGTCACTTTTTTTAGTTTACATCCCGATCATTTCTAGATATATCTGTCTCGATTTGCTTTAGGTATAACAACCATTCGCTGAACATAACAATTATAATCTCtgttgcaacatattgcgagagtGTACCAGAGTTGAGTaagaattaaacatttattattcgccgaaaccgtgaatggattacaatcagaTATGTTATCTTATTCACGTACATTATGGGGCAATGACACACTTAGTTTCACTAGTATATTTTGTTCTGTgtccaatatatttatattattcaacATATTTTACTGAAATCAGAAATaagtgatataaactgaacccaAATGGGATATATTGAATAGTATAGGTATATAGTCAATCCCGCATAAGTGCCACGACCAAAGATTCAGATTTTTTGTGGTACTTAAGAGGGAACTTAAATCCTGCGGGCACTTAAAAGAATCCCGCTTATGTACAATATGGTACTTACGTTCTGTTTGTTAAAAATAtccattataaatataaaaatgtaaccatttttaataaagttttaattaataaaaacaaaaatgtgcaGTTCTTtagcaatatttaatattaaattaaaagcaacaaagttaaaaataaaattttgcattataCGCATTGCAATATGTTTCATTGGTTTGTTAGACCAATGTTTAAAACTCAATGAAGAATCTTTAGACTCTTACCGCTGGTGGGGAaaaaataaagatcttcattgaactgagaaatatttcattattgatatgaagaataataaaactaaatttgttGAGTATACTGAAAGTGATGCCCTTTGGCATCAACGCACATGTTCACTTTTGAACATACTCCCGGGCGACAAAAGTGACTGCTGGTAAGGTGCCCGCAGGATGTGGTCGTGTCATGTTCGTCAACGTCGTAGCTGGTGGCTGGATATTCGCCTTTCTGCCATTTAAATCTTGACATCTCACATATCGGTTCACGATGACTATGCGCCTTTCTATGTTGTATTAACGATAGATTAATGTATGTTTCGTATTTTTCAAGCTCATTTTCATTGGCCATATTCAGTTCTATTTCTGCTTGTAAAATAACTTTGTTACAGAAGTCTATATTGCCTTGAGTGCCTCCACTGTGTTAATCGTTAGCGCTGTGTCCATCTCTTCGGACCTTGTATAGTTGTCATGGCTTTCATTCCATATCACGTTAAAAAGTCAGTGTTCGACATTCCGTGTTTtacttattttgtattttatttttgtgtaaattaCAGGACATTTGGTTTTGCCTGTTTTATAAGTACAGGTATTCGTTCTTGTTGTATGTATATCAGGacttataatttttgatttgtatattgCCTGCATGCTTTATCATACAggactttttatttttggtttgtaaTACCAATGTATATTGGCTGTATGCTTCATCATACAggacttttgttttgtttcttcgGCTTGAGCActatccggctcgaaggaccaaatgTATAATTGGTTTGTAAGACCAATGTTTAAACTCAATGAAAAATCTTTAGACTCTTACCGCTGGTGGAGAAAAAATAAAGATCGTCGTTAAGctgagaaatattttattcttaatatgtagaataataaaactaaatttgttGATGTATACTGAAAGTGATGCCCTTTGCCATCAACGCACATGTTCATTTCTGAACACAATATGAGATCACATTGTTTACAAACTAAATTTTGATGAATACAGGAACACATTACatgtgtttcaataaaaaaaaaaataacaattcaaGAGAAAAAAAGAAAGATATTTGAAGTGATACATAAGAGGGGAATTTGTACGTAAATTTTTGGATTGCAACAAAAAACTGTGTGGTACATAAGCGAGTAAATGTATCAAATCatttaataacatgaaatatatttagttgcagacctaatatttattttcaacttattaTGAAGTCGTGTATCCCTTCAATTATCCCTGGGAAGCAGCGATTCATCATCCTCCACGCATAGTCTGCATTCTGCcgacttaaaatttatattattttatttggttttgtagATTCAAAAGGCGCTTATTAAGAATGTACGTTCttgaatattgttttttttccaaAGAATTGATTAAGTATAATTGCAGAGGGCGGAGGAAAACTCTCAATGCGCTGCCCAAGCTCGAAGTCAAGTGATATTTTTCCCAATGGTGATTCCAAGGTAGGTTGCCTTACTTTGTGCTTTAAGGTTGGAAAGACCGATTTCTTGTCGTGCCTCCTCTAGGTTGTATTGCCTTGCAATTTGCAGCGCATGATGGCGCGCTCCCCGCTTTGCACGAAGTATGTAGTGGAGGAGTCCAGTCTGTCGGCCGAGGCGTTGGAATGGTTGATTGGTAATATTGAAACGCGTTTTCAGCAGGCATTAGCTAACCCTGGCGAAATACTGGGTGCTCTGGTCTCGCAGAGTTTAGGCGAACGTGCTACACAGGTAAGCATGGCTGCGCAATGTTTAAATGAACTACTTATTCATttactttgtgtattttttaagtgtttttagaTGACACTAACATTATGCTGACGTGTGCAGCGTCGAGAAGGCTAAGAGCGTGCTGTGTCGTTTGAAGCACACCACCTTGTGGAAAGTAATGGCCTGCTATTTATACGCAGAGATCATCTCGGAAGATCAAGAATGCGTAAATGTCTACTATGGGGTGAGGATCaagaatttgtaaatatttactatgAGATGCCCGATTTCAATCCAACACGCATTTCGGCATGGTTGCTGCGTGTcgaattaaaatattcaaagtgTTGGGCATAGATTACCTTGTATGAcattaatataacatttatcggcattataataatatataagtatgaataatATAATCATAAGTGACCAATATTGGATATTTCTatgttgaatatgtatatacactttatttattgaaagttttattaaaaattgtttcttctTGTTCATTTTAGCACAAAATTGAAAGTGGAAGATTTTTCATATTAACCTGTAATCTTTTATTTAGTTAGAAAATGTCATCAGCTGAGATCTTAATATTTTGTTACCTTAAAATAGGTAACCCATGTAAATCAATTGTTTGGTTAGCAAACAAATTGTTATGGGTAGTAAACAAAAGATTCTACAAGTGTTCCTAattaaacaggactttaaaaaaaaaacagaacaaatagttttatcggcaaaatcaattaattttattcaaaatagtctccttctgctttaatacagctttttgcacggtcctaaagcatgtcgaacgagtgttttagctcgttgcccggtcatgcaacaaacgccaacttccatcttcgcgatattctgGCCGAaaacgtcgaatacggcgcaccaaacgcttcaaaactccaaggtaggataccgcattaacgttttggccgggtggaacaaattctttgtggacaatacccttggaataataaaaacaaatcagcattgtcttcacttttgacttctccagacgcgattttttgggtttcggctcatttatgtcctcacgaccactttgaaaacgttgaaagtACTCGTGCaatcatcaattgaaacgtttcagtaaaagttttaccaattttaaaacaaaatttttagttgGCTCtctgttcgaagctcattttcgcatcgatgacataaacatactgacactaaaaacgcaataacttcacttccaatttcaataaaatttttactgaaagtcgataaaggatagcagattcaaACGCACTAgacgacatatagatggcgccactagagtttactttggaacgcaccttgtatgttcaaatttaagtaaaatttttgacgTTTCTTAACATGTAGCTAACCGTATCTATGTTAAGTAGCatgttaaatattgtagctCTCAACTTTTTATATGAGTTGTGTACAaacttgcattttttttttaaatataatatagataccataatttactttaacaaatacaaaacaaagcaatttttaattctttttaactcattttagatatttgcaaatttcgATGCAAAGTTCTCAAGCTGGacttcaatatcaccattttagtttttaaattataaaatttaagttaccattagtattaagtactaaattaattaattttaaatattattgttcaaTTAGGGTAAATGTGCAAGATGTCCACATATAAacaattagtaaattaatgtaaCTATTGTTGTAAACTATAAAAgtttaacaattaatattaactaTCTATAATAgtaataccatatatacatacatatatacgtcacaaactagttttttttttacaaatactgaTAATGATTGTAAGAAGGAAAATGTAGTTTgagacgtacatatgtatgtacaagtatacatggtatatataaatgttaatgTTTGAAATCTAATCTAAAATAAGATCTAAGATGTATAAACatgtaaattcaaaaaaaaaaagaataaattaataaataaaatttaaactataatttcaatttatttataaggaAAAAGGTAACCGATACGTTAGGCAGGGGTAACCAAttaataaccaaacaaataactgAAGCTGACGAAGTAACCGATCAACCAGTTTTTTGTAAACAAGGGCTAACAAATATCCTATGAACCAGTTTTCTGTAACTTATAGGTAACCATAGCAATAaccaaacaaactttttttagtAACAGATGGCTAACCAAATAAATAGCCAATGAAAAGGACGCTGTTAAATAAGCAATAACAGATAGTTTTCCAAATTAGTTGGCAAAGTATAACAGCAAAATATATGTATCATTTTCGCAAAAGCAATGAGAGAGAGCGAGTAAGATAATCACAACGACTTGTAGCGAAAGAGGAGAAATAGTTACTTTCTTTCCGAGGCTGGAACAAAAGTAACATATCGGATAACTAATGCATTAATTACTGATAACCTATCGGTACCCAGTTAGCTAACTTTTACCCGTCTTGTAGGATACTTTtgacttttaattttaactaaaatttggGTTTCTATAAAAATAGTTCATATTTCGAAGAGTACTAGCCTGATTTATGAAATATTGGTATAAAGTGATGAAATGCCTTTTTCTCCTGATATGCGTGGTTATAGACCTTTCATACt encodes:
- the LOC106620703 gene encoding DNA-directed RNA polymerase II subunit RPB1-like isoform X1, whose product is MRCPSSKSSDIFPNGDSKVVLPCNLQRMMARSPLCTKYVVEESSLSAEALEWLIGNIETRFQQALANPGEILGALVSQSLGERATQMTLTLC
- the LOC106620703 gene encoding DNA-directed RNA polymerase II subunit RPB1-like isoform X2, translated to MRCPSSKSSDIFPNGDSKVVLPCNLQRMMARSPLCTKYVVEESSLSAEALEWLIGNIETRFQQALANPGEILGALVSQSLGERATQCF